From a single Xiphophorus maculatus strain JP 163 A chromosome 5, X_maculatus-5.0-male, whole genome shotgun sequence genomic region:
- the LOC102223135 gene encoding basement membrane-specific heparan sulfate proteoglycan core protein-like, whose amino-acid sequence MGSYAAALIFCSLICSVAAQAPVITVEPRTATIRQGESVSYRCHVKSNVQPVQLEWRRANNQALPDNVKIGPDGSVLTVANARPGNHGQYRCVAISAAGRSFANVVLNVKYPSKVQLTPAGPLLIRTGESVAVECHVTGRPRPTVTWKRRGSTLQLVTQEINDAHIIKWPSVRPEDSGVYVCQADNNVGKSEAEVELVVVGPPGTPVASVNIEEMTAIEGQTVTIECKATGSPTPVITWSKLRAPLPWKHAVADGVLTLTDVGRQDSGQYICNATNIHGYSEAYTDMEVDTPPYATCLPDQARLQPGNSLVLQCLAHGSHPIQFTWSRVGRGSLPVGAETTREGKLMIASVKQSDGGTYKCVATNHVGSSEAVAKVIIKA is encoded by the exons ATGGGTTCATATGCTGCAGCTCTGATCTTCTGCTCCCTGATATGCTCAG TGGCAGCTCAGGCTCCAGTCATTACCGTGGAGCCTCGGACCGCAACCATCCGCCAGGGAGAGTCTGTCAGCTACAGGTGCCATGTGAAGAGCAATGTCCAACCCGTTCAGCTGGAGTGGAGAAGAGCCAATAATCAGGCCTTGCCAG ACAATGTAAAGATTGGTCCAGATGGGTCTGTGCTGACGGTTGCAAACGCTCGACCTGGAAACCACGGCCAGTACCGCTGTGTGGCCATCAGCGCCGCTGGACGCAGCTTTGCCAACGTTGTGCTGAATGTCAAAT ATCCTTCTAAAGTACAGCTGACACCAGCAGGACCCCTGCTTATCAGAACAGGAGAGTCTGTGGCAGTGGAGTGTCATGTCACCGGTAGGCCACGCCCCACGGTCACCTGGAAACGCAGAGGCTCCACCCTTCAGCTGGTAACTCAGGAGATAAACGACGCCCACATTATAAAG TGGCCTTCCGTACGCCCAGAGGACTCCGGAGTGTATGTCTGCCAGGCTGACAACAACGTGGGGAAATCCGAGGCAGAGGTCGAGCTCGTCGTGGTGGGTCCACCTGGAACACCAGTGGCTTCGGTTAACATCGAAGAGATGACAGCGATCGAGGGACAAACAGTTACCATCGAGTGCAAGGCTACAG GCTCCCCTACCCCTGTCATCACCTGGTCCAAGCTAAGAGCACCACTGCCATGGAAGCACGCAGTAGCTGATGGCGTCCTGACGCTGACCGACGTGGGGCGCCAAGACTCGGGACAATACATATGCAACGCGACCAACATACACGGCTACAGCGAGGCGTACACTGACATGGAGGTGGACA CTCCTCCGTACGCCACCTGCCTGCCGGACCAGGCCCGGCTCCAGCCTGGAAACTCTCTGGTCTTGCAGTGCCTGGCCCACGGCTCTCACCCAATCCAGTTCACCTGGAGCCGGGTGGGAAGAGGCAGTCTGCCGGTTGGAGCAGAAACCACCAGGGAGGGGAAGCTGATGATAGCCAGTGTTAAACAGAGCGACGGAGGAACGTATAAGTGTGTGGCCACCAACCACGTTGGTTCGAGCGAGGCCGTGGCGAAAGTCATCATAAAAG CCTGA